The genomic interval AGACCAACGAAGCCGGCGGCCCGCGCGGCTACGACGCCGGCAAGAAGATCATGGGCCGCAAGCGTCACGCCCTCGTCGACACCGACGGGCGCGGCCTCGTCCTCTTCGCCCATCCCGCCAGCGTGCAGGATCGCGACGGGGCGGGCCCGCTGCTGGCTGCCTCGCGCCGCCCCTTCCCCTTCATCGAGAAGGTCTTCGCCGATGCCGGCTATCAAAGCCCGCGTGTCGCGACCGCAACCCGCATCGCCGTCGAGATCGTTCGCCGCAAGCCCGATCAGATCGGCTTCGCCGTCCAGCCACGACGATGGGTCGTCGAGCGCTTCTTTGCCTGGATCAACCGAAACCGAAGGCTCTGGAAGGACGCAGAAGCGACAATCGCATCGGCGACAGCCTTCCTCTACGCCGCCGCAGCCTTGGTCCTCATCCGACGCATCGCTCGATCACAATGAGTTCCGAGACGGACTCTAAGATGATAGACGCGACGGCCGGGTCACGCGACGAATACGCTACGAACGCAACCTTTTGTTCCAGCATTCCCCTCGTCGCCTCCCGCGTGAGATAGCAGGGAGATAGCCCCCACATCGGCAGTAAGATGAGGCGAACATGATGAGGAAACAACCTCAGCACCATCGCCTGATCGTCGGTAGGCCTGAGGCGGACCGGGTCTCGCGCGGTGGGAGAGGCAGTCCCGTGGGACAGACAAGTTGTACAGCCAGAAACCGGACCCGTTGAGAGTCCGAGAAGGGTCAACTCCGGCCCTGGGGAACCCTGATCATCGACGCGGTATCACGTTGGCAGATGATATCTCGACGGATCGACGCCGAGCGCACGAACCAAAGCCGCAAGGGGGCAAACAGCTGGGCGCGCGTGGCCTCACCCACAGCGCGGAGGTGGCGCGCCACCCCGAACCGCGAAAAGATCGAGCCAACGAGCTATGACTCCTTTCGCGAAACTGGTCATAACGGCGAAGGACAGTATCGGGTCCCGGCATGATGCGGGCAGTCAAACTCCGTCATCGGCGTCGACCGCCTCCACGAGCTCGTCCTCATCTCTCTCGTCCACCATGAGCCCCACCGGGATATCTCCTGCGAGCAGCCTGTCCTTGCTGAGCAAGCCGGCGTCCTCGAGCGCCTCCATGTCCGGCAGGTCGCGCAACGTGTCGAAGCCGTAATGCGACAGGAACTCCCTGGTCGTTACATAGGTATAGGGCGCGCCGGGTTGCGGCGAGCGCGGACCGGCGGCGATGAAGCCGAGCCGGCGCAGATGACCGATGGTGTCGCGACTGATCTCCCGGCCGAAGAACTGGCTGAGCTCGCCGCGGGTGATCGGCTGGAAGTAGCCGATGCATAGCAGCACCAGCGCCTCGGATTGCGACAGCGGCTTGGTCTCGGTGGTGCCGAGGCCGGTCGCCACCTGGATCGCCTCGGCGAAACTCTTGCGGGTGCGGTGCTGCCAGCCGCCGGCGACCGCCACCAGCTCATAGGGCCGGCCGCGCAGCTCGGCGCGGATGTCGTCGATGAGATGATCGAGGCTGCAGTCGCGGCCGACCACTTTTGCCAGCACCTCGCGGGTCACCGGCTCGGGCGAGGCAAAGATCACCGCCTCGACCCGGCCCATCCATTCACGCCAGCGCAGCTCCGGCGGCAGGGCGCTGAGCTCGGCGTCGAAGCTCACCCGGGTTTTCGCGCGCTTGGCCATCTCACAGACCGTAGAGTCGGAACGCTGAGCGGCCGGTGAGCTCGCGCACCGCGCCCAGCGCCTCGAGCCGCTCGAACAGCCGCCGCGCGCCCCAGCGCGAGAGCTTTGCGGTTGCCAGCGTGCCCGGCACCGCGTCATCGTCGAGCAGAAGGGCGATCGCCTCCCCTGCCCCCTTGGCGCGCAGTTTTGGGGCGACCGCCAGCAGCCGGGCGGCGCGCGGCGCGATCTCGGCGGCTACGCGGCAGGCCCGCGCCGCGCCCTGCGCCACGGCGAGGCAGAGCGCGGCCTCGAAGCCGTCGTCACCCGGACGCAGCCGCCCTCCCCGGCCGGTCCCGCGGAAGGCGGCGCTGTGCGCTTCCGCCATCAGCAACGGCAGCGGCAGCGGCCAACGCAGGCGCCGCGCAAGGACCTGGTCGGCCAGCCACCAGCCCAGCAGCCCCGCGTTCGGCGCGGTCTTGTCAACGGCGCGCAGCACCGCCGCGGCAAAAAGCGGCGCCGCACGCCCCTCCCTCAGGTAACGGTCGATCTCGTCCGGAAGAGCGATCAGCTCCGGCCTCCAGCTCAGGCCGAGCAGGCCGCAGGTCGATTCAAGGGTCGTCGCATCCATCATTGGGGAGCGCTCGGCGAGCCGGCGCCAGGTGGCCAGCAGCCGGCCGGCGGGACCCGGATCGCCATCGGCGGGACGCAGCATCCAGGCATCGCGCAGGGCGGCCTCGTCCTCCGTACGCCCAGCGTGGCGCGCGGCCGCGGCGGCGCAGCTGAGCGCCAGCCGCGCGCGCCAGACGCCAGCCCAGGGCGGGTTTGATCGCACGAGATTATCGAGCGAATTCAACGCCGCGCCGGCCAGGAACGCCGCCTCAGCCGGGTTTGTCACCGGGCCGCTCGGGAGCGCCCAGCCGGGGATGACCGGCATGGCGATGGGGACCGAGGAGGGCGGAATCAGCGCGACATCCATGGAACGACGCTATCGAAAGCGTGCGCTTTAGTCCATGATACAGCGGTTCAACCGCACGCCACGTCCAGGAATAAGAACGTCCGATAAGATTGAATTATCGGACGTTTTTGACATTATATAGAGAATGCGCGATGTCGCTCGGCCGAGATGGCTGGAATCGGCTGGAAAGCCGTCGTTTTTCGCCTCCCCTCTTCCCGGATGGGTGGATTCCTCGCCCTAATTGAGCGGACCGCCCGACCTGGATCGGTGGATTTCCCACGCCGCTGGAGCCGCGAGGGCACCCCTCGGGCGGAAAATCAGCCTCTTCGGGCCCGATGGGCACGGCGCCAGCGTCCAAAACCCCTGAAATCGCCTGTTTTCCGCACAGAGCCCCACAGGCGGCCGTTTTGGCCTCTTCTGGCACTTGGACCCATCTGCGGTGCCCGATCGACCTCCACGGGCCTCTGGCAAGGTCGATAAAACACGTCTGCAAAGGTTCGTTTGCTCAAATCTGTATTGATTGTACAAAGGGCCGGAAATCGCCCCCGGAGACGCCATGGCCCGCCCCGCCTTCTCCCCTCCCCGGCCGGCTCGCCGCCTGATCGGCTATGCCCGGGTTT from Ancylobacter polymorphus carries:
- a CDS encoding IS5 family transposase codes for the protein MWTPATRRQHSRAGLRYETDLTDAEWRLVAPLLPAPKRTGRPLSWPLREIVNAIFYVMRGGISWRLLPSDLPPKSTAYRWFAAWRDGGVFEALNHALLMIDRERSGRSGSPSACIIDSQSVKTNEAGGPRGYDAGKKIMGRKRHALVDTDGRGLVLFAHPASVQDRDGAGPLLAASRRPFPFIEKVFADAGYQSPRVATATRIAVEIVRRKPDQIGFAVQPRRWVVERFFAWINRNRRLWKDAEATIASATAFLYAAAALVLIRRIARSQ
- a CDS encoding DUF1403 family protein, with translation MDVALIPPSSVPIAMPVIPGWALPSGPVTNPAEAAFLAGAALNSLDNLVRSNPPWAGVWRARLALSCAAAAARHAGRTEDEAALRDAWMLRPADGDPGPAGRLLATWRRLAERSPMMDATTLESTCGLLGLSWRPELIALPDEIDRYLREGRAAPLFAAAVLRAVDKTAPNAGLLGWWLADQVLARRLRWPLPLPLLMAEAHSAAFRGTGRGGRLRPGDDGFEAALCLAVAQGAARACRVAAEIAPRAARLLAVAPKLRAKGAGEAIALLLDDDAVPGTLATAKLSRWGARRLFERLEALGAVRELTGRSAFRLYGL
- the scpB gene encoding SMC-Scp complex subunit ScpB; translation: MAKRAKTRVSFDAELSALPPELRWREWMGRVEAVIFASPEPVTREVLAKVVGRDCSLDHLIDDIRAELRGRPYELVAVAGGWQHRTRKSFAEAIQVATGLGTTETKPLSQSEALVLLCIGYFQPITRGELSQFFGREISRDTIGHLRRLGFIAAGPRSPQPGAPYTYVTTREFLSHYGFDTLRDLPDMEALEDAGLLSKDRLLAGDIPVGLMVDERDEDELVEAVDADDGV